Proteins encoded together in one Candidatus Spechtbacterales bacterium window:
- the rodA gene encoding rod shape-determining protein RodA, whose protein sequence is MNNFGKKLQGYDWVLFTASILLVVVGLVSLFSLSQPDLLNFYKQLVWLGLGVAVFFFFSSIDYRLLRLHFSPVLFLYALALVGLLIVYLFAPEVRGAKSWIPLGPINIEPVEPLKLILVFILAKYFSMRHVEIYRMHHIVVSGLYVFIPSALVLIQPDFGSFAILTVIWVGMMLVAGIKVKHLAVLGMVGIILASLAWSFMLQPYQKDRIHTFLNPTADPYGTGYNSIQSRVSVGSGGMWGKGFAQGTQSQLGFLPEAHTDFIFAAIIEEFGVVMSLAIILLYGVLFWRLFVISKYASDNFARLTIIGVSVMIIFQLFLNIAMSFGIAPITGLPLPFVSYGGSSLLTLFLALGIVQSIYRHSTFRSIGVE, encoded by the coding sequence ATGAACAATTTCGGCAAAAAACTTCAGGGTTATGACTGGGTGCTGTTTACAGCATCCATTTTACTTGTTGTTGTGGGACTCGTTTCTTTGTTTAGCCTGAGCCAGCCCGATCTTTTGAATTTTTATAAACAGTTAGTGTGGCTTGGTTTGGGTGTGGCCGTATTTTTTTTCTTTTCTTCAATTGATTACAGGCTTTTGCGTCTTCACTTTTCTCCTGTGTTGTTTTTGTACGCCCTTGCGTTAGTTGGCTTGCTCATTGTTTATTTATTTGCTCCGGAGGTTAGGGGAGCTAAGAGCTGGATACCGTTGGGCCCTATAAATATAGAGCCGGTTGAACCTTTAAAGCTTATACTTGTATTTATTCTTGCTAAGTATTTTTCTATGAGGCATGTTGAGATATACAGAATGCACCATATTGTGGTGTCGGGATTGTATGTGTTTATTCCCTCAGCGCTTGTTTTAATACAACCCGATTTTGGCTCATTCGCGATATTAACAGTCATTTGGGTTGGAATGATGCTTGTGGCGGGAATTAAGGTTAAGCATTTGGCAGTTTTAGGAATGGTCGGAATTATTCTTGCATCTTTGGCGTGGAGCTTTATGCTACAACCCTATCAAAAAGACAGAATACATACTTTTTTAAATCCTACAGCCGACCCTTATGGAACCGGATATAATTCAATACAGTCAAGAGTGTCTGTGGGTTCAGGCGGTATGTGGGGAAAGGGTTTTGCCCAGGGAACTCAAAGCCAGCTCGGCTTTTTACCTGAAGCCCACACCGACTTTATATTCGCGGCTATAATAGAGGAATTTGGCGTAGTTATGTCTTTGGCAATTATTTTATTGTACGGAGTTCTGTTTTGGCGTCTTTTTGTGATATCCAAGTACGCGAGTGACAACTTTGCAAGACTAACAATAATAGGAGTTTCTGTTATGATAATTTTTCAGTTATTCCTAAATATCGCGATGTCTTTTGGCATAGCTCCCATAACAGGTCTTCCGCTACCATTTGTAAGTTATGGAGGTTCAAGCCTTTTAACCTTGTTTTTAGCGCTGGGAATAGTGCAG